Sequence from the Mesotoga sp. BH458_6_3_2_1 genome:
CTTTAGTGGAAGCTGAATCAAAAGAATCCACGGACATTAGAATCACTCCATTGAAGACCGATCTCAACACAAGACTAGTGACAGAATTATACAATTCTGGGAGCCGTATTTCCTAGTGAGATTGACTATGACGAATGAGTTTCAAATAACAGTGAAATGCTATTTTGAAATTGAAGACGAGACTTTCTTTCCATTACAGAGCTCGAATGTGGCTCTTTCTTTTCTTTGGTCTGTCTTGAACCTAACATGAGTTTTATTAACCATTCAAAACAGGAGTCGCTAGAGGAGAGGGTAAAAGATTATTATACTCTCCATAGTCATGAATAGTGATCGATACTGTGCAGGCAACAAATTGAGTAGTTGAGCATACGACTGTTATATATTTTACTAGGTCTGATTGCACAGCTAAAGATGCATCCCAAACTGTAGTAGCTACGGCTTCGAAAAAACGATCTGATTCTAGAATCCAGAACAAGAGGTAGCCGAACTTTTAAAAGGATGGTGAAGCGATGTTGGGACCGATTGGAAAAAGTCTTTCAAGATCCTTGATCTTGTGTGTTTTAGTGATTTCCTCCTTCGTATTTGGATACGCAACCTACAGTGGTTTTCCAGGTGAGATTGTCAGCACGTTCGAGCCATTCCTTCCCGGTGAGCAACTGGCCGCCGATCAGATGAGAATCACGTTCATGGGAACTTCGGTCGTACCTAGACTGGCCCAGCAATGCAACAGTATCTTTGTTGAGCTGGGGAATGGGGATAGTTTCGTGTTCGATTTCGGATCGGGCGTCTCCTCGAACTATGTGGCTGTTGGCATTCCTCCGTCCAGAATGGACAAGGTCTTTCTCACTCACCTGCATGGAGATCATGTTGGTGATCTGATTACGCTCTACTGCTTCGGCCCCTCTCAAGATAGAAAGACTCCGCTCTATCTCTACGGACCCTCAGGAGACAGTCCCGAAGAGGGAACACTCGCGTTTGCGCAAAACCTTATGGAGCTCATGAAATGGCATGTCGAGGCATTCAGCTTCTTGAGTACCGGACTCAAAGACGGTAGAGACGGGTACGATATCATAGCGAAGGAACTGCCGTATATGACGGTTGGTGGAGTGGCGTACGAAGAGAACGGCGTAAGAATCACTCATTTTCCAGCCGTACATGACAGAAATGGAAGCATCAGTTACAAACTAGAATGGAACGGCCTTTCGATGGTCTTCTCGGGCGACACGATACCCAATTACTACATGATTCAACAGGCGAAGGGAGTCGATGTCCTGATCCATGAGATGGTCGTGCCCCCAGAAGTCTGGGCGAGCAAGAATTCCGGTCTGAAACCGGGCGATCCCGGCTGGGAAAGAGCCGTGGCATTCGCGCTATCCGTTCAAAGGAACTCACACACTTCGCAGAAGGCCTTCGGCTATATACTCAGACAGACGAATCCCAGGCTGGGAATCGCCACTCATTTCCAGGCCAATGAAGATACTGTGGGACCTGCGATTGAAGACATCCGGCTCTTGTACGAAGGAGCCGTCGCGATCGCTACGGATCTGCTCGTTATAAATGTCTCAAAGAGCGAGATCCTTGTGCGCAAGGCACTGGTTTCCGAATATGCCTGGTACCCTCAGCCGTATATTTATCCGCTCGATCAAATGGCTCCACCTAAATATGATGGACCGTACGCCCAGTTCAACGACACGCTCCTGGGGATTATAATTCCCGAGGAAACATACGGAGGCGAAAAGTAATAGGAAAAAGTGCAAAGATAAATCTTGAGTTCATTTAATAAGATATGATCTCTGACGAGCTTTAACTCTTCCGTTTGTCAATGGGCCGATCATAGGATCGGCCTTTTTATATGAAAACGAATAAATAGAGAGAACAAGGTCTTAATGAAGATCCAGTCGCGAAAGCTCACTTTCCCTGAAGAGATGGACATGCATCGAAATTCGCGACTTTAGAGAGAAACTCTGAAAAAAGTGCAACCCCCACCCCAAGCAAGTAATTTTCTTCAGTATTCGACTTCTTCCACATGCAAAGCGGGAGTCTTAATATTCTGAACTGAATGAGAAAAAGAATCTCGTAATAGCCGTAAAAAAAGTTGCGCTTCCCACTTGACGACTATAGTTTTATATAGTAAATTATAATCATAATTTCGAACACGAGTCGGATTTAGGAACGAGACTCGAAATGATTGAGATGAGGAGACTGACTGTGGAGAATTCTGATAGAAAGACCATGCGCCACGAAAGAAGAAGACAATTCTTCATAAAGGCCGCGCAGGAACTGATGAAAGAAGGGGACGAGTCTAAGCTGACTGCAAAGTCGATAGCCGAGCGAGCTGGTTATTCCGCTTCCAGCCTTTATGATTACTTCGAGAGTCTGGACAAATTACTGGTGATGAGTGTGGATGAATTCATGGCCGAGATCGGAGACATGACGGAAGTAGAGATAGAGAAGTGTGACAGAGTAACAGACTGTGTCGAGGCTGCCTACTTGATTTTCGCGGAGTACTTTCTCGACAATCCTCTTCTCTTCAGAACTATCTTCCTGGCTCCGGGGAGTTCGAGAGCGAAGTTCTTCAGCAATCCCGAACTGATGCCTAAATTCTGCGAAATGGGTATGAAGAGGTTGGAATCATTGCGACAATTTGATGAGTCCTTGGGTTTGAAAAAGGGTAGCTCATTGATTATAGAACAGATACTAACACCTGAAATGTTCGGGATACTGTTCATGTACTTTCAGGGATTATACGAGGTTTCGAAGGAAGAAGCTATTCAAATGCTGAAAAGAAACATCGATCACGTTCTAGAACCTTTTAGAGAACTTGAAGAAAAGACTATTTCGAGCAAGGAAAGATTGGGAGGTAAGAAATGAGCAATTGGAACATTCTCTTCAACGATTCGCTAAGAAATTTCTTTGGAACAGCTATCAAAATTGCCGTCAAGAACCCTGCACAGATCGCCTTCATGGCCAAGACAGCAAAGAATCAGCGTGAGGCTGCCGCTGTAAGAGATCGTTTTGAAGCCGAAGGGCTGCACGTTCCTCCGGTCATGATAGCCAGCATTACCAGCAAGTGCAACCTCAATTGTGTGGGATGTTATTCGAACGCCAAGAAACTCAGAACTGACAGAGAGATCACTGCCTCACACTTCAGGAGCATCCTTGAGCAGTCTGTAGAGCTTGGAATATCCATTGTTCTCATGGCAGGAG
This genomic interval carries:
- the gntH gene encoding guanitoxin biosynthesis MBL fold metallo-hydrolase GntH, producing the protein MLGPIGKSLSRSLILCVLVISSFVFGYATYSGFPGEIVSTFEPFLPGEQLAADQMRITFMGTSVVPRLAQQCNSIFVELGNGDSFVFDFGSGVSSNYVAVGIPPSRMDKVFLTHLHGDHVGDLITLYCFGPSQDRKTPLYLYGPSGDSPEEGTLAFAQNLMELMKWHVEAFSFLSTGLKDGRDGYDIIAKELPYMTVGGVAYEENGVRITHFPAVHDRNGSISYKLEWNGLSMVFSGDTIPNYYMIQQAKGVDVLIHEMVVPPEVWASKNSGLKPGDPGWERAVAFALSVQRNSHTSQKAFGYILRQTNPRLGIATHFQANEDTVGPAIEDIRLLYEGAVAIATDLLVINVSKSEILVRKALVSEYAWYPQPYIYPLDQMAPPKYDGPYAQFNDTLLGIIIPEETYGGEK
- a CDS encoding TetR/AcrR family transcriptional regulator, with the translated sequence MENSDRKTMRHERRRQFFIKAAQELMKEGDESKLTAKSIAERAGYSASSLYDYFESLDKLLVMSVDEFMAEIGDMTEVEIEKCDRVTDCVEAAYLIFAEYFLDNPLLFRTIFLAPGSSRAKFFSNPELMPKFCEMGMKRLESLRQFDESLGLKKGSSLIIEQILTPEMFGILFMYFQGLYEVSKEEAIQMLKRNIDHVLEPFRELEEKTISSKERLGGKK